One segment of Myxocyprinus asiaticus isolate MX2 ecotype Aquarium Trade chromosome 41, UBuf_Myxa_2, whole genome shotgun sequence DNA contains the following:
- the LOC127431609 gene encoding phospholipase D1-like — MLRQQEPTVSTLHLVANDMTDIMENLDTRELEIGDGEEEFDGQDPNSSENRIPFSAVYKTKGFKESGARVFLTALPITAKILEVERFTSAQDRFNITSQRSVSKVLPAVFKIELRHGNFTWMVKRKEKHFMELHRELRTYKTFIRIPLPTRSHAERRQTINRNLERNMPNLPRGGGEELAREEQVSSRKRQLEDYLNRLLKMPMYRNYHATMEFIDVSQMSFIHDLGPKGLEGIVHKRSGGHRIPGLNCCGHSKMCYRWSKRWLVVKDSCLLLMKPDTGAISFVLLMDKAFSIKMETKDTETKHGVRIDSLSRTLVLKFTSYRHARWWGQALDEFVRKYGSNFLKDHRFSSFAKEQKNIQSKWYVNGKQYMEDVANALEEAEEEIFITDWWLSPEIFLKRPVVEGNRWRLDSILKRQAQKGVRIFVMLYKEVELALGINSEYSKRTLLQLHPNIKVMRHPDHVSSSVYLWAHHEKIVVIDQSVAFVGGIDLAYGRWDDKEHRLTDVGSVTRTLPVSTENATEASPATAAPANGSSMVHSKSSVMDSVDQPKLKRHGKTKKLRFSIRKHLQKHGLAPADSVSSVESSEEKTEAVQDLQADFIGLMGNTRFWHGKDYCNFVHKDWIQLDKPFDDFIDRHITPRMPWHDIASVVHGMAARDVARHFIQRWNFTKIMKPKYRSLSYPYLLPKSHTTANEIKYQVPGCTPTNVQLLRSASDWSAGIKYHEESIHTAYINVIEHSKHYIYIENQFFISCADSKVVHNKIGDAIAQRIIKAYQEGKKYRVYVVTPLLPGFEGDINTGGGSAIQAVMHFNYRTMIRGDCSIISQLKKEMGDQWMNYISFGGLRTHADLEGRLVTELIYVHSKMLIADDNTVIIGSANINDRSMLGKRDSEVAVIYEDIETVRSVMDGEEYQAGRFGLSLRLECFKMILGANTDPSIDVTDPISDQFYKEVWMTTASRNATIYQKVFRCLPSSDVRTILELDVFLSKPGLEKEDPVRAQEELKKIRGFLVQFPLQFLSEQNLLPPIGSKEGMVPMDVWT; from the exons ATGCTGCGACAGCAAGAACCCACGGTCAGCACCCTGCATCTGGTGGCCAATGATATGACTGATATCATGGAGAATTTGGACACACGAGAACTCGAAATTGGAGATGGGGAAGAGGAGTTTGATGGGCAGGACCCTAATAGTtcag AAAACAGAATCCCCTTCTCAGCTGTGTATAAAACGAAGGGCTTCAAAGAATCTGGAGCACGTGTGTTTCTTACAGCACTTCCTATTACCGCTAAAATCCTGGAGGTGGAACGTTTCACTTCTGCCCAAGATCGCTTCAACATCACCTCACAGAGAAGCGTTTCGAAG GTGCTTCCTGCAGTGTTTAAGATAGAGTTGAGGCACGGAAACTTCACTTGGATGGTGAAGAGGAAGGAGAAACATTTTATGGAGCTTCACAGGGAACTCCGCACCTACAAGACTTTCATCAGAATTCCACTGCCCACCCGAAG TCATGCAGAACGGAGGCAAACTATAAACAGGAACCTTGAACGGAATATGCCAAATCTACCCCGGGGAGGAGGGGAAGAACTGGCTAGGGAAGAGCAAGTCTCCAGTCGAAAA AGACAACTTGAAGACTACTTGAATAGGCTGCTGAAAATGCCAATGTATAGAAACTACCATGCAACA ATGGAATTTATTGATGTGAGTCAGATGTCCTTCATTCATGACTTGGGACCAAAAGGCTT GGAGGGCATAGTTCACAAAAGGTCAGGGGGTCACCGTATTCCTGGACTGAACTGCTGTGGCCACAGCAAAATGTGCTACCGCTGGTCCAAACG GTGGCTGGTGGTGAAGGACTCTTGTCTTCTCCTCATGAAGCCGGACACAGGTGCCATCTCATTTGTGCTGCTGATGGATAAGGCATTTAGCATCAAAATGGAAACTAAAGACACTGAGACAAAACACGGTGTCCGTATAGACAGTCTGTCCAG GACCCTGGTACTGAAGTTCACAAGTTACCGTCACGCCCGCTGGTGGGGGCAGGCCCTTGATGAATTTGTGCGGAAGTACGGCAGTAATTTCCTGAAGGATCATCGCTTTTCTTCCTTCGCCAAAGAACAGAAGAACATTCAGTCGAAATG GTATGTGAATGGGAAACAGTACATGGAGGACGTGGCGAATGCACTGGAGGAGGCAGAGGAGGAGATCTTTATCACAGACTGGTG GCTGAGCCCTGAGATCTTCCTCAAGAGGCCGGTTGTCGAAGGCAACCGCTGGCGACTTGATTCCATTCTGAAACGGCAAGCA CAAAAAGGTGTGCGGATCTTTGTGATGTTGTATAAGGAGGTGGAACTGGCTCTTGGGATAAACAGTGAATACAGCAAACGAACACTACTTCAGCTTCACCCTAACATCAAG GTAATGAGGCACCCTGACCACGTGTCCTCTTCCGTCTACCTGTGGGCGCATCATGAGAAGATTGTAGTTATCGACCAATCGGTGGCATTTGTGGGAGGCATTGACTTGGCATATGGTCGCTGGGATGATAAGGAGCATCGGCTGACTGACGTAGGGAGTgtaaccaggactcttcctgtGTCTACAGAG AACGCCACTGAAGCTTCTCCCGCAACGGCTGCTCCAGCAAACGGGTCCAGCATGGTGCACAGCAAAAGTTCTGTCATGGACAGTGTAGACCAACCGAAACTAAAAAGACATGGGAAGACCAAGAAGCTCCGTTTCAGCATCCGTAAGCACCTGCAGAAACATGGGTTGGCGCCTGCTGACAGTGTGAGCAGTGTGGAGAGCTCGGAAGAAA AGACAGAGGCAGTGCAGGATCTGCAAGCGGACTTCATCGGTCTGATGGGAAACACACGGTTCTGGCATGGCAAAGACTACTGCAATTTTGTACACAAGGACTGGATCCAGCTGGATAAACCTTTTGATG ATTTCATTGACAGGCACATAACTCCCAGAATGCCTTGGCATGACATCGCCTCCGTGGTGCATGGGATGGCCGCCAGAGATGTTGCTCGCCACTTCATTCAGCGCTGGAATTTTACAAAG ATCATGAAGCCTAAATACAGGTCCCTCTCCTATCCGTACCTCCTTCCTAAATCTCACACTACTGCGAACGAAATTAAGTACCAGGTCCCTGGCTGTACCCCGACAAATGTTCAG ttGTTGCGGTCAGCTTCAGACTGGTCAGCGGGTATAAAATACCATGAAGAGTCGATTCATACGGCTTACATCAACGTTATTGAACACAGCAAACACTATATCTACATAGAG aacCAGTTCTTTATAAGCTGCGCTGACAGCAAAGTCGTTCACAATAAAATTGGAGACGCCATCGCCCAGAGGATCATAAAAGCCTATCA GGAGGGTAAAAAGTACCGTGTGTATGTGGTGACTCCTCTACTTCCTGGGTTTGAGGGGGATATCAATACTGGAGGGGGCAGTGCCATACAGGCAGTCATGCACTTCAACTACAG GACCATGATTAGAGGAGACTGCTCCATCATCTCACAGCTGAAGAAAGAGA TGGGTGATCAGTGGATGAATTACATCTCATTTGGGGGTTTGAGGACCCACGCTGATCTCGAAGGAAGACTGGTGACTGAATTGATATATGTGCACAGCAAGATGCTCATTGCCGATGACAACACTGTCATCATTG GTTCTGCCAATATCAATGACCGCAGCATGCTGGGTAAGAGAGACAGTGAGGTGGCTGTCATTTATGAGGACATTGAGACCGTGAGGTCAGTCATGGATGGCGAGGAGTATCAGGCCGGACGCTTTGGACTGAGTTTGCGGCTGGAGTGTTTCAA GATGATTCTTGGTGCAAACACAGACCCCAGCATTGATGTCACTGACCCAATCAGCGACCAGTTTTACAAGGAGGTGTGGATGACCACAGCTTCCCGCAATGCCACCATCTACCAAAAG GTGTTCCGCTGCTTGCCATCCAGTGATGTTCGAACAATTCTGGAGTTGGATGTCTTCCTCTCAAAGCCTGGCTTGGAGAAGGAGGACCCTGTCCGTGCTCAAGAGGAGCTGAAAAAGATTCGGGGCTTCCTAGTCCAGTTTCCTCTCCAGTTCCTTAGCGAGCAGAACCTTCTACCACCCATCGGATCAAAGGAAGGCATGGTGCCCATGGACGTCTGGACATGA